In Comamonas koreensis, the genomic stretch GCAAGATGGACCGCATCGTGCATACCAGCGAACGCCTGGGCCTGCCCTTTGTGCTGTTTGCCGAAGGCGGCGGCGGGAGGCCCGGCGACACCGACTATGTGGGCGTGTCGGGGCTGGAGTTCACGACCTTCACGCACATGGCGCGGCTGTCGGGCAAGGTGCCCACCATCGGCGTGGTCTCGGGCCGCTGCTTTGCCGGCAATGCCGCCTTGCTGGGCTGCTGCGATGTGATCATCGCGACGCAGGATGCCAGCATCGGCATGGCCGGCCCGGCGATGATCGAAGGCGGCGGTCTGGGCGTGGTGGCGGCCGATGACGTTGGGCCAGTGAGCGTTCAGACCCGCAACGGCGTGATCGACCTGCTGGCCCGCGACGAGACCGAGGCGGTGACCCTGGCCCAGACCTACCTGGGCTTTGTGCAGGGCAAGCTGCCGCCCGGCGCGCATGCCGACCAGCGCCTGCTGCGCGCGCTGGTGCCCGAGAACCGGGTCAAGGGCTACGACATCCGCGCGGTGGTGCAGACCTTGTTTGACAGCGGCAGTTTTCTGGAACTGCGCGAGCACTTTGGCCGCAGCGTCGTCACCGGCTTTGCCCGGCTGGAAGGCCAGGCCGTGGGCGTGCTGGCCAACGATGGCAGCCACCTGGGCGGCGCGCTCGATGCCAACAGCGCAGACAAAATATCGCGCTTTCTGGAGCTGTGCGACAACTACGGCCTGCCGGTCGTGTCGCTGTGCGATACGCCGGGCTTTATGGTGGGGCCAGAGAGCGAGAAGGCTGCAGCCGTGCGGCACTTTGCCCGCATCTTTGTGACGGCCAGCCATATCAAGGTACCCGTGCTGGCCATTGTGCTGCGCAAGGCCTATGGCCTGGGCGCGCAGGCCATGCTGGGCGGCAACCTGTTTGTGCCGGTGGCCACCGTGGCCTGGCCCACCGGCGAGCTGGGGCCCATGGGCATTGAAGGCTCGGTACGCCTGGCCTACCGGCGCGAGTTGGAAGCACTGGAGGACGCCGCCGAGAAGGCCGCCTATTTCCAGGCCAAGACCGATGAGATCTATGCCCAGGGCAAGGCGCTGAATGTGGCCAGCTACAACGAGATCGACGATGTGATCGACCCGGCGCAGACCCGCAACTGGCTGGCCAGCATGCTCGCCAGCCTGCCAGCGGCCAGCCCGGGGCGGGCGGCATCGGGTGTATCGCCCTGGTAGCCAACCCGCCCCCGCCTCACCCAAACACTGCGACCGAGATCCCCAAAAACACCAGGACCGTAGGAGACACCATGAGCCCCATCGCATACCGGCAACAAGAAAAGCCCTTGCATGAGTACCTGCGCCAGCATGCGCGCACCCAGCCCGACAAGCCGGCCTTTATCTGGTACGGAGCCGCCATCAGCTGGGCGCAGCTGGACCAGATGAGCGACACCTTTGCGCACCAGCTGCAGCAGCGCGGTGTGGGCAAGGGGGACCGGGTGGCCCTGTTCATGCAGAACTGCCCGCAGTATGTGATTGCGCATATCGGCATCCAAAAGCTGGGCGCGGTGGTGGGGCCCTGCAGCCCGCTGTTCAAGGGCCATGAGCTGGAGTACCAGCTCTCCGACTTGGGCGCCAAGGTGATCGTCGCGGCCGATGTGCTCTACGAGATCGTGCAGGCGGCGCGCCCCAAGACGGCGATTGAACATGTGTTCCTCACCCACTACGCCGACCTGCTGCCGGCCCAGCCGACGATCGACCTGCCCGCCGAGATCGGCACGCCCAAGCGCCATATCGATGGCACGACCGACTTTGTGGACTGCCTGCGCACGCCTCTGCGCGCGCCCGATGTGGGCCCGCTGGACATGGACGATGTGGCGCTGATGACCTATACCTCGGGAACGACCGGCCTGCCCAAGGGGGCGATGCTGAGCTACCGCAACGCCCTGTTCAAGGCGCATGCCGCGGCCGACAACAACCCGATCCGCGATGACGACACCATGCTGGCCGTCGCGCCGCTCAACCACATCGCGGGCATGCTGATCGGCCTCAATGTCACGCTCTACACCGGCATCCGCTGCGTGCTGCTGTACCGCTTTGACCCCGTGCAGGTGCTGCAGGCGCTGGCGCGCTACCGGGTGACCTGGTGGTACAGCGTGGCGAGCATGAATGCAGCGGTGATGCAGGTTGACGCTGCACACAGCTACGACCTCAGCGCGCTGCGCATCAACCCCAGCACCAGCTTTGGCATCACCATCAACCAGGCGCTGGCCGAGCAGTGGCGCGGCTTTGCGCCCAACTGCCAACTGTTCGAGGTGACCTATGGCATGTCCGAAACCCATACTTGGGACACCTCGATGCCCGTCGATGCCATCAAATGGGGCGCGCACGGCATTCCGATCGACGGGGTGGAATGCCGCGTGATCGACGCGGGCACCGGCCAGGACCTGCCCGTCGGCCAGGTCGGCGAGCTGGTCTTGCGCAGCCCGGGTAACTTCAAGGGCTACTGGAACAAGCCCGAGGCGACGGCCAGCACCTTGAAGGACGGCTGGGTGCACACGGGCGACATGGCCAAGATCGACAGCGATGGCTACCTGACCTTTGCCGGCCGCTTCAAGGAGATGATCAAGGTCTCGGGCTACAGCGTCTTCCCCGAGGAGGTCGAGTCCATCATGATCAAGCACCCCTCGGTCGCGCAGGTGGCAGTGATCGGCATCGATGACCCAAGCAAAGGCCAGGCTGTCAAGGCGGTGGTGATTGCCCGCAAGGGCGCGCCGGCGGTGAGCGCGCAGCAGCTGATCGACTGGTGCCGCGAGCAGATGTCGGTCTACAAGGCACCGCGCGAGATCGAGTTTCGGGAGGCGCTGCCGACGACGGGTACCGGCAAGGTGCTGCGGCGCCTGTTGAAGGACCCGCAGAAAGCGAGCGCCGCATGAACGCGCAAGCCCACCCCGTTGCGGCGCTGGATAACCAGGCGCTTTTGGAACTCTTGCAGCGCGATGGCGAACTGGTCACCGAGCGCCTGGCGCACTGGGCGCGTACCAAGGGCGAGCAGCTCTTCTACCTGTATGGCGAAGACGATGTGCGCCTGAGCTATGCCGAGTTTGACCGCATCACCGATGCCATCGCCGGCAATCTGGCCGCTGCCGGTATCGGCCGGGGCATGCCGGTGTCGGTGTTCATGCGCAACCAGCTCATCAGCGCCTTGGCCATGTTTGGCATCTGGAAGGCCGGCGCCATCTTTGCACCGATCAACTTTGGGCTGACCGAGCGCCTGCTGGCCTACCAGATTGGCGACACCCAGCCGGTGATGCTGCTGGCCGAACGCGCGCTGGTGCCGGCCCTCAATGCCATTAGCGAAGAGCTCAGCCAGGTCGCGCCCTTGGCCCATGTGGTGGTCTACGAGCCGCCCGCCGGCAGCCATGATGCGGTGACGGGCGGCCTTGCCTACCGCGGCCCGCAGTTGGAGACGGACTGGGCCGCGCTGCTGCAGCCCGCAGCCAAACCGGATGTGGCCCTGGCCTATGACGACCTGTGCAACATCATCTACACCTCGGGCACGACCGGGCCATCGAAAGGCGTGGTGCAAAGCCACCGCTGGATGAACCAGTACACCTATTTGTTCCGCCAGATGCTCAACGGCCACGACGTGGTCTACAACGACCTGCCGATGTACCACGTGGGCGGCGCGGTGTTCAATGTGGTGCGGGCGGTGTGGGCCGGCAGTGGCCTGGCCTGCTGGGACCGCTTCAGCCCCAATGACTTCTGGCGCCGCATTGCGCTCAGTGGCGCCACCAGCGCGGTGCTGGTGGACACGATGATCTCCTGGCTGGCCAAGGCGCCGCCAGCGGCCACCGACCACCACAACAGCCTCAACAAGGTCTACATGCAGCCACTGCCCCAGCGCCATGCGGAGATTGCGCGCCGCTTTGGCTTTGACTTTGTGACGGCCGGCTTTGGCCAGACGGAGTCGGGCATGTCCTGCTTCACCATCATCGAAGAGACAGACGCCAGCTGCGAATCCCCGCCCGCCTACCGGCGCGGGCAGACGCGCGAGGCCATCCGCGCGCAGGCGGCCGCCCTGGGCCTGGAGCTGCTGGGCCCGGCGCAGGCCGGCCAGGTGGGCAAGGGCTACCTGGGCCATCCGAGCCTCTTTGTAGAGGCAGCGGTGCTGGACGAGCGCGATGGTGAATGCGCCGTGGGCGTGGCCGGGCAGCTGGCTTTTCGGTCCAAGCTTCCCTATTACCTGCTGGTCGAATACCTGGGCAAGCCCCAGGCCACCGCCAAGGCCTTTCGCAATCTCTGGTTCCACACCGGCGACTCGGCGCTGCGCCATGCCGATGGCAGCCTGAGCTTTGTCGACCGCATGGGTGACCGCATCCGGGTGCGGGGCGAGAACATCTCATCCTTCCATATCGAGGACATGGTCAACCAGTACCCGGCCGTCGAAATGACGGCCGCCTTTGCGATCCCCGCGCACGAGGGCGATGAGGACGATGTCGTCGTCTATGTCGTGGCGCGCGAGCAGCAGCTGATCGACCGCCAGGCGCTGCACGACTGGTGCGAGCGCAAGATGCCCAAGTTCATGCGCCCGCGCCATATCCGCGTGGTCGAGCAGTTCCCGCGCACGCTGACGCAAAAGATCGAGAAGTTCAAGCTCAAGGCGATGATCCTGGCCGAGCTGCAGGGCCAGCATGCCAACGAGACACCACCCACCAAGGAGCGCCGCATGACCTGACACCCCCGCCCTGCCCCACCTGGCTTTGCGCCAACCCCTTTGTGTGATCCGCTACGCCGTGCCCACCAGGCCCA encodes the following:
- a CDS encoding class I adenylate-forming enzyme family protein, giving the protein MNAQAHPVAALDNQALLELLQRDGELVTERLAHWARTKGEQLFYLYGEDDVRLSYAEFDRITDAIAGNLAAAGIGRGMPVSVFMRNQLISALAMFGIWKAGAIFAPINFGLTERLLAYQIGDTQPVMLLAERALVPALNAISEELSQVAPLAHVVVYEPPAGSHDAVTGGLAYRGPQLETDWAALLQPAAKPDVALAYDDLCNIIYTSGTTGPSKGVVQSHRWMNQYTYLFRQMLNGHDVVYNDLPMYHVGGAVFNVVRAVWAGSGLACWDRFSPNDFWRRIALSGATSAVLVDTMISWLAKAPPAATDHHNSLNKVYMQPLPQRHAEIARRFGFDFVTAGFGQTESGMSCFTIIEETDASCESPPAYRRGQTREAIRAQAAALGLELLGPAQAGQVGKGYLGHPSLFVEAAVLDERDGECAVGVAGQLAFRSKLPYYLLVEYLGKPQATAKAFRNLWFHTGDSALRHADGSLSFVDRMGDRIRVRGENISSFHIEDMVNQYPAVEMTAAFAIPAHEGDEDDVVVYVVAREQQLIDRQALHDWCERKMPKFMRPRHIRVVEQFPRTLTQKIEKFKLKAMILAELQGQHANETPPTKERRMT
- a CDS encoding AMP-binding protein, producing MSPIAYRQQEKPLHEYLRQHARTQPDKPAFIWYGAAISWAQLDQMSDTFAHQLQQRGVGKGDRVALFMQNCPQYVIAHIGIQKLGAVVGPCSPLFKGHELEYQLSDLGAKVIVAADVLYEIVQAARPKTAIEHVFLTHYADLLPAQPTIDLPAEIGTPKRHIDGTTDFVDCLRTPLRAPDVGPLDMDDVALMTYTSGTTGLPKGAMLSYRNALFKAHAAADNNPIRDDDTMLAVAPLNHIAGMLIGLNVTLYTGIRCVLLYRFDPVQVLQALARYRVTWWYSVASMNAAVMQVDAAHSYDLSALRINPSTSFGITINQALAEQWRGFAPNCQLFEVTYGMSETHTWDTSMPVDAIKWGAHGIPIDGVECRVIDAGTGQDLPVGQVGELVLRSPGNFKGYWNKPEATASTLKDGWVHTGDMAKIDSDGYLTFAGRFKEMIKVSGYSVFPEEVESIMIKHPSVAQVAVIGIDDPSKGQAVKAVVIARKGAPAVSAQQLIDWCREQMSVYKAPREIEFREALPTTGTGKVLRRLLKDPQKASAA